The nucleotide window GCGTATAAAAAGCAATTACCGATGCGGCACTCTCGTTATTACCTTTATACAATTCGTCGGTTTGAGGCTTTAAATAAAGGTTGTATAAAGGGAAAGAGCTACATATGTCTTTAATTTTCAGGCAATAGGAGATAATACCATCCTTCTCTTCTGGAAACGCTTTAATGAGGTGGTTTTGAAAAGCTTCATATCCCTGTGACTGGCAATAAACTTTATCATCATCTTCAATAAGAACTTTATCAAAGCATTCGTCCATTTTTTCGACCTTCAGGTGGCCCATCAACCCTACATATTTAAATAGCTGATAAAGTGTCTGCCCCTTTTCAAGCCCGCCGATATAATGTACCCCCGTATCAAAGATCTGTTTATCGCGGGAAAAAGTTTGCAGGTTACCACCAAATTGCCTGTTTTTTTCCAGTAAACAAACCTTCATTCCACGCATTGCCAGCAAGTTAGCACACAGCAAACCACCCAGGCCACTGCCTATTATCACTACATCATATTTTTTGCTACCTGCCATGGAACATGCAAAATTCGTAGAAAACAAATGGTTTTTTAACAAAAACAGAAAAGGAATGTTACTAACTTTGCTGTGCGGATGAAGAAAATCACATTGTTCATATTGATTTCCTGCTATATGCTGATGACCACGGGAGTGGTTGCAGTATCGCATTACTGTATGGACCGTTTGGCATCGGTTAGCCTTTTTGCTGCCAAAGAAAAACAATGCGGTAAGTGTGGAATGGAGAAAGAGCAGCATAGCTGCTGCAACGACGAGGAAACCTTGGTAAAAGGAGATACGGACCACAATAAAACCCCTTTATACGTATATAATCTCCCGGCACTGGATGAAATGCCGGTAATTATAACCGACTTTTTGCTGACCACCCTTTTAAATGGCAACAATCATTTAGACAATCAAAGACATTCACCTCCCCTGCCGGATAATGATCTTTATCTGGCTAATAATGTTTTCAGAATATAGAATAATAAGTCCCACACACTTAAAGTGTATCCGGATTATTGTGTTTGGTCATTACCAGCCAGGTAATAATGACTCTTATTATTCTACTTAAAATCAAAATTTTTATACAATGAAAACATTACAATTATTTCTTTTAGCATGTCTTTTCACCATCGTTTCCAATAACGAAGCACTGGCTCAATCTAAAAAAACTGAAACTTTTGATGTTGCGGGTAACTGCGGTATGTGCAAATCAAACATAGAGAAAGCTGCGAAATCTGCAGGTGCGTCTTATGCCGCATGGGATGTAGACTCAAAAAAGCTGACTATTAAATTTGCAAACAATACAAGCGCCGCCAAAATTCAGGAAAAAATTGCCGAAGCCGGTTACGATAATGCAGGCGCTAAGGCTTCTGATGAATCTTATAATAAATTACACGGATGTTGTCAATATGAAAGAAAGGCTGTAAGTGCCAACAAAAAAATGGACTGCTGCAGCAACCCTGCAGAACAGGCTTGTTGCAAAGAGTCTCAGGCTAAAGATTGCTGCAAAAAATCATAACGTATAACAATTCCATGTCATTAATTTAAGGGAGCCTTGTTTTGTGTACCCTGGGTTTAAGCTCAAAAAGAGAAAACGAAAGCGGCTTTCTTAAGTTAATGACATTAAAATTATTCACTATCGTTATTCAGTAAGCAGGCGAATATCCTCCGGGAGCAGTTGCTTCTTTCCCGGATTGATGCCTTTTACCGAATAACGATTACTAAAATATTGAACAATGAAAAAACTCATCTTTTTTCTGATTATTGCCGTAAGCATGATACAGGCAAATGCACAATTTTCAAAAGCTACGTTACAGGCCAACGGGCTTACCTGCGCCTTATGTAGCAACGCCATTAATAAATCGCTTCAGAAAGTAGGCTTTGTTGAATCGGTAAAGTCGGATATTAAGAATACCGCTTTTAATATTCAATTCAAACAGGGCAGCGAAGTAAACGTAGACCAGATCCGGAAGGCAGTGGAAGAAGCAGGGTTTTCGGTAGGCAGCTTAAAGCTGACCGGCGATTTTAATAACCTGAAGGTGGAAAATGACCAACATCACAAAATAGGTAACGCTAATTTCCACTTTGTGAAGGTTAAAGACCAGGTGTTGAATGGCGAGCAAACTATCACCATTGTTGATAAAAACTTTGTGAGCGACAAAACATTTAAAGCCATGAAAGCCGCTACCCAAAAAGATTGCATCAACACTGGGAAAGCGTCTCATTGCTGCAGCGATGTAGCTCAAGGCGCGCGGATTTATCATACCACCATTTAACGGAGACAGATCTTTAAATGCCGGTTTCACTACGACCCGGATAGCACTCTTATTATAACAAACAAAGTACTTTATATAATGCCTGTGGTAGTGTCTTCACTACCCAGGGGTTATTGATGTGTCTTTTTATGGCTGGTAGCCAACCAGGATCTAAAAACTTTAAATTGAACAAGTGAAATATTTTCTTTTATGCATGTTGCTACTACCTGTTATGAGGTCAGAAGCGCAGGAGTTATACATTTATACCGAACCCGCATCTAATATACCTGCGAAATCCATCAGTGCAAAGTTGAGTGCCAATTATGCAGAAGGCATGCGCGGGGAAAGTAAGGGGCTTGTGCAACGTTACCGGCCTGAAATGTATATGGGGCTCTCCAAAAACTTTATGCTAAGGGCGTCAGGAACATTTGCCAATATGCATACCAGTGCCTTTAAATTTGAATCCGCGTCTTTATACGGCAAGTACAGGTTCTTATCGAAAGATGAGGCACATCGTCATTTCAGAATGGCAGCTTTTGCTGATGCTTCTGTCAGCAAAGCGCCCTTTAGATATGATGAAATTGCCTTAATGGGCAATAAAACAGGCGCCGAAGCAGGAGTAATAGCTACGCAGCTGATCAATAAACTAGCCATAAGCGGCACCGTGAGCCATGTACAGGTTTTAGACAAATCAAGATTTGAAGATGCCCCGCTAAACCTGCCTTACCAGGCAATGAACTATTTTTTATCTGCCGGCTACCTGTTGTTTCCCCGGAAATATGAAGATTACCGGCAGACCAATTTCAATATCTATACCGAAATACTGGCGCAACAAACACTGGACACAAAAAGGTATTATGTTGATATGGCTCCGGGCGTTCAGTTTATTTTTAACAGCAATTCCAAACTCAACCTCGGCTACCGTTTCCAGTTAGGCAGCGACATGAACAGAATGGCGCGCAGCAGCGTACAGCTTAGTTTTGAACGGACATTTTTTGGAGCACTTTAAGCTATTTCCTGATAACCCAGATAACATTAGAAGTGTACTTTGTATGATCTATTCTCTGCAAAGTCACTTCTTTTTTTATGGCGAGCGCTTCAATCATTTTACCCGAAAGAAAATGAAGCTGATTAGTGGTCTTATTGAACGAGAATATTTTCGTAGACAGTAGCTCAGTGAATTTTGTGCCTTTATGCTTTTCTTTCAGGTCGGCATCTCCATCCCGGATAATGAGTATACCTCGCGGAAGCAGGCTATCGATCGCCTGCGCTATTACCTGCTCCTGGGCTATAGGTTGTAAATAATGCAGTACGTCGCTGATGATAATACCATTATATTTTTCTAAGGGGTGGGTTGCGATATCTCCCCGTACAAATTGGAGGGCTTCTGTCCTGCTAAAACAATGCTGTGCGGTGGCTATTTTATCTTCATCATAGTCCACCCCTGTAAATAATCGCCTTCCCTGGCTGGCCCAATGCAGGGTATAGCACATAAAGCCATAACCACAGCCGAGGTCTAAAAACCGGCCTTCGTTTGGTAGCAACTCATGAAAGGGCTGGTAGTAGTTTTCCAGCTTCAGCTTTATTTTTAAATACCATTCCAGTACGGGCCCTTTATAGATATAATTAAAAAACAGATGTTCTTTAAAATAAGCCGGCTGCTCCAGCTCTTTTGTTAACGCTTCATGCTGCTCTTTAAAATACCTGGAAATATTTTTCGTCCTTTCCTGGTAGGTAGTTCCCCAGCTTGCATCATCCGCTTTTATCCTCGGCAAATATTTTGCAGTAACCGGTCCGTTCTTCAGTAAGAAATCACCCTTCGTCATCGTATATCCTAACCCATGAAATAGCACCGGTACCATATCCAGCTTTAATTGTTCGGCCAAATAGAATGCGCCTTTATGAAAGCGCTTCATAGGGGGTTGAGAAGTCCGGGTACCTTCAGGGAAAACCGATATGGAATATCCCTGTTGTACCTGTGTATTCAATAAGTCCACGCTGTTTTCAACTCCATTGGCAACAGGATAAAAGTCCGCCATCTTAATGGCCCAACCAAAAACGGGGGAGTTCCAAACCCAACGATTGGTTAATAAGATCAGGCGTGGATTTAACATGGCCATTTGCAATATGTCCAGGAAGGATTGGTGATTGGCAATTACCACAGCCGGCTTGTCGAAATTTTCGCCTTGCAAATTGATCTGCCGCTTTTTAAAATTGCCCATAATGTATAATACGGACATGCAAAATTTGGACAAGAGGTAATGGTAAATAAACTTACCTTTTTTATATCCGACAACTTTAAGCTTTATCAGGAACAAACCTAAAATGGTGAGCAATACACTTACAAAGCCAAAGTAGAAGAAAGAGAATACAGACCGGCTCCAGCTCCAGAGTGTCCAGGGATGAAAGCCTTTGTCTATTCTTTTCTTAATCACCATGGAAAAGAAGAATGGGATCAGGATCTGCGACATGATCACCACACAAAGAATACCGGTAACCGATATAAATGCAATAGATCTAAGGGCCGGATGTTTAGCAAAGATCAATACTCCTAAACCGGCTACAGTAGTAATAGCGGACAGCAGAATAGAAGATTTGTAGGATGCCAGGTTCTTCTTTCCTGTTTTGTATTCGTTCAGCAATCCGTCCATTACAAACAAACTATAGTCATCTCCCAAACCAAAGATCAAAGCCGAAATAATGATATTAACGATATTGAACTGGATACCACAAACTGACATGATACCCAATATCCAGATCCAGCTGATGGCCATTGGTATAAAAGACATCAACATCAGCTCAATTCGCCCATAGGTCAACAGCAGCATCGTAGCTACTATAATGGAGATGATCCAGGCAATCCTATTGAAATCATCATTAACCATTTGGGTAAGCCGGGAGGTAAGGTATTGCCGGTCCAGCACTATTGCATCTGGTCGGCGCTCCAATTCAGCTAACACCCGGGGTTTATGTTGCTCGGGCACTTTGATCAATGTTACAACCGAAGCCTTGTTATTTTGCTCCGTGAGGTAGTCATCCAGGAAGCTACTACGTAGCGGCTGTAGCTTTTGCGTAGTAACCGGCTCGTAGGGCCGGTTCAATAATGCCCTGAAATTTTCGAGGCCATCTACGGTGAATCCCGAAGCGGGGGCTAATAGGGTAGCAAGAGAGAGTACCTGTTGCTTTTTCTCTGGTGTCCAGTAGGCATTCCACCTGTTAATTCTCAACCGCTGCAAACTATCAGACATAAAAAGATCGGACACGCCAGAACTGGTATTGATTAACCCTTTTGCTTTAAGGCCGGCTACCTGGCTTTGCAATGATTCATTTTTCTCTAAAGCATCGTCAAGGTTGTTACCCTCACTTACAATGTATACCGATTTTAAGGCCGCTCCGCTGATGCTGTTCATTGTAGCTTCTGCCTGCTTCAGCTTGGGCGACATATAATTCAACTGCATCATATCGGGCTCAAAACCTACCTTTTTTGCAAAAGGATAGAGCACGATAGTAATGACAATAATGCCGGCTACCAACCATTTATTAGACTCCAGCCTGATAGAAGAGATTTGATCCAGCCAGGATGTTTTTACGATACGGGTTTTGTCGGAACGGATAAAATGAGGTAAGAACACCAGCGAACACACCGCCGCGCCTATCAGACTGAAACCTGCAAACAGGCCCAGGTCTTTCAACATATCGGATGCTGCATATTGCAAGCTGAGAAAGCCCAATATAGTAGTGATGCTTCCAATAGTAAGCGGAAAGGAGAGGTCCCTGATCACTTCTTTAATGTCGGGATGATGACGGCTATGGTTGAATACATGTAAGGAATAATTAACCGCAATACCCAGTACAATAGATCCCGTACCCAATGCAATCACAGAAATACTTCCTTTAATAAAATAAATAGCAGCTAATGAAAAAGCAGCACCGTAAATTACAGGCATTAATATGAGTAATGGTGCGCGCTTCTTTCTAAAGTAAATGCCCAGGAATACTATTAAAAAAAGTACGGTTACACCCTGTGTTAGTAAAGTATCTTTTCGCAGCTGAGCGGCATTACTTTGCGACACCACTGCTCCTCCAAAGTACTGGGTTTGGATATCAGCAAAGCCCGCCTTATTCAAGCTATCAACAGTATGATCTATAATACGGAAGAATTGCTGGTTCTTACCCGTATTACCAGCCGCAAAAGAAGGCGCCAGGAAAAGAAGCAGTGTCTTTTTATCTTTTGTTACAAAATGATTGTTGTGTAATGTAAAATTATCCTCATATTGTAATTGCTGTAGCTTTTTTAAAGCCAGGAATGAAATGCCCGAAGGATCATTCAACACGATATTCTTAATAGGATTGGAAGCAGGAATACCCAGAATAGAGCTGCTGCGGCTCATGGATTTACTTAACTCAGCCGGCTGCAACAGCGTATCTATTTTCTTATAATCAGCTTCCGTTAAAAATACCGGTAAGTGTTGTTGTATGCTTTCAAAAAGTGAGTAGGTAAATGCTTCATCAATTTTGTACCGTATATTTTTGATAAACGGTTCTGCCCTTTGCCTGAGCGCTTCAGCAAATACATCTGCATACTTTACTAATTGATCGGGCTTTGCTGTACTGCTGTCTTTCAACGACACCATTACTACCAGTTTGTCGGCAAATTTTGAATTGCCAAATACCTCGGTGAGCTTTTCTGTTTTCGCATCTTTCGGAATGATCGCGTAAACATCTTCTTCAAACTTTACCCGCAAAGCAAAAAATGCAAACAACGCCAATGTACTAACGAATACAATATACAGGGCGGCTTTGTTCCTGCAGAAGAAGTTGTATATGGATAAAAAGATATTTTGCATGCTCAAAACAGCGGCAAAAATATTGAATGTAGTTGGTTTAAGCGCAAGGTTAACTTATTGATTACAGGTACCCAAAATACCGTTCTTAACCGGAGGGGAAAATACCGGGAATTGTTACTGCTGTATTGTAGCACCCTTTCATATTGCACCCACATACTTTTACTGCAGGTCCGGTGGCATATGGTGGTGATGCATCGCTTTCTATGAGTTTTTGGCGCTTCGGTACACCTTCAATAAAATAAAAGTAAGCAGCCAGAAAACCACTGCAACAATTATAGCAAGCAACAAACTACCATAGATATATTGCTCCAGGTTTTGGCCAATTTTAGAAAGTGTAAGCTGTTTGTTCAGCGATATATCCACCGCCCGGCTACCCATAAAAGGCTTACCCATTTTGTAGCTTAAAAAAACTATTACCGGGATCATAGGCGCAAAACTGATGTGCGCAGCCAGCACAAAAAGCGCTTTGTTCAATTTAAACAAGTGGGCTAAGAAAACTCCTACGAGCAACTGAAACCCCCAAATTGGAATAATGCCCATAAAGCCCCCGAACGCGATGGCATTCGCCTTTTTAATATCGGTTTCCCCGGGTTTTAGCAGTATTTGCCTTAGCTCCCGTTTCCAGTTCTTGTTTTTATAAAACTTCCTGATAAAATCCCGTGGCCAGATATAAAAAAAACAGATGGTCACCAACACAGTATTAACGATGCTGATCCGGGTAAAATCTTTAAACGGTCTGAAATGGCTGATTCGTTCTTCTTTGGGCGGATAATAAACCGTTATGGGAATTGAGCTCACCTTTACGCCTGCCCATGCCAGTCTTACAATTACTTCTATTTCAAACTCGTACTTACGGGTAAAAAACTTCATTTTACTGATAGGACTCAAAGGGTACAGCCGGTAGCCGGTTTGTGTATCAGGTAATTCAATACCAGTTTCAACCTTATACCAGAAATTACTGAATTGATTGCCAAAACTGCTTTTCCCCGGTACGTTATCCGCCGTATCCATGTTGCGGGCGCCCATAACCAGGGCCGGGCCCTCTGTTTTTAGTTTTTCAATAAAAAGAGGCAGGTCTTTGGCGAAGTGCTGCCCATCGGAGTCAATAGTAATAGCGTGCTCATAACCAAGTTCTACAGCTTTTTTAAACCCGGTTCTTAGCGCCATCCCCTTCCCCTGGTTAGGCAGGTAGGACACAACGGTAATAGCCTCAAACCCTTCGACAATATTTGCGGTATCGTCGGTGGAGCCATCATTTACCACAATTATATGATTCGTATACTGTAAAGTATCTGAAATAACTGTGGCAATTGTAGCCGCATTATTATAGGTTGGTATGACTACACACACCCTAAGGTCTGTAAAAGCCCGGGATACCTCATCCGTTGCTATTTTTGATTCATTGCCCACAAGGCATCAAAAATAAACTATGCCGCGAAATAAACTAAAAAGTATACCTTACAGCCAAACCCAACGTACCGATCTGGATAGGTAAAAATGCTGAAGGAGCAGAAATATAAACAGTCGGTCTCCAATCTGCCGTTACATTTATAGGAGATGTTTTAAATTTATAATCAATGCCCGCCGTACCAAATATGCCGGTTCCAAACCCATTATAACCGTTATTTTTTGAAGATATATTGAAGAAATTAAGACCGCCGCCTGCAAACCAGTGCAAATTTTCATTGGTAGCAGTTTCAATTAATTCATGGTATTGGTAAGATCCTGACACACTATAACCAGGAGAGTAACTGGTTGTTCCCCCGGTATTGGGAACTATATAGCTTTTTCCCCCGTAACCGAGGTTCAATTCCAATGCACTATGGTCAGAAACAAATGATTTGTAAGACAGGGCCACCACATCAAATGTGGTATGTGAAGTAAACCTAAGTCCAATTGCCTGTTTATAACCACTTTGCGCGTTAACTAAAAATTGGCAATACAATAAAGCAACCACCAAAACGATTTTTTTCATCTTGATCATGATAAAGTCTTTTAAAGTAGAAGAATATCTAAAGACTTCATTGCAAATGAGAGTATTTAGAGGGCATTTATGTTATTAACGGTTGGACAAAAATAGTACCGAAGTAAACATAAAATGTATTGTTTCACTTTATTCAGTATAAAAAGGGTATATTCTATAAATTTGCAGACTTCTATATGAGGGTATCAATGAAATTAATAATCGGTTGTCTTATTGCTTTTGCAATAATGTCTTTTGCAGCGCATGCTCAAACGGGATCTGGCAAGCAGGCTTTTTATCAGGCAATGGCATCTAACAGTGCTTCCGTTTGGAATAAGCAGCTGGAGGCTGTCAATACATTAGCAGGAAATGACAGGAGTGCCTTCCACGGAGCATTACTAATGCGGAAATCGGGAGCTCAGAAAACACCCGGACAAAAACTTTCGATGTTTAAGCAGGGACATAAACTGCTGGAAGGGGCTATTAACCAGGAAGTAAAGAACCCTGAATATAGGTTTCTGCGACTGATGATACAGGAGAATGCCCCAAAAATTGTTGGTTATAATAATAATATTACCGACGATGCCCGGTTAGTAAAAGCTTCCTATAAATCCTTCCCGGACGCTGTGCAGAAAGCCGTTCTATCATATAGCAAAACGTCCAAAGCGCTTAAGGGACTGCAATAGTAATATTTATGGGAAAGAAAATTTTAGCTGTATACTTTTCACAATCAGGGCAAACCAGGGCCATTGTAGAGAGCTTTTTGCGACCAGTTGTTGCAGACGGTAATGAGGTAGAATACCTGCAAATAAAAACGGTTCATGAGTTTCCCTTTCCCTGGTCGATACCTGTTTTCTTTGATACAGTTCCTGAATCGGTAAATATTATCCCTACAGCGTTGGAACCCTGGCAAACAAAGCTTGAGAGGTACGACCTGGTGATAATGGGCTGGCAGCCCTGGAATCTTTCGCCGAGCATTCCCTTTAGTTCGATTCTGCAGGATGAAAAATTCAAATCGCTAATTAAAGGCACACCGGTAATTACGATCAGCGGGTGCCGGAACATGTGGATTAATGCACAGGAAAAGAACAAAAAACTGTTGCAGGCTGCAGGAGCACGACTGGTTGGCAATATTGCCTTAGTGGACCGGCATTTAAATCATTTAAGCTATTTTACCATTTTTCATTGGCTGGGAACTGGCCGGAAGGATAGAAAATGGGGTATATTCCCCAAACCAGGCGTATCTGAAAAAGATATCTCGGGGGCATCCCGGTTCGGGAATGTGGTGAAGGATTATTTACGTTTAAATAACTGGGAAGGTCTGCAACAGGACCTAAGCCAAATAGGTGCGACTCCGGTAAAGTATTCGTTGATGTTTATTGAAAGAAAAGCGGGAAAGATATTCCAGAAATGGGTGGATCTGATTAACAAGTTCCCTCAAAAAAGGAAAAATATACTTATTGTATATAAATATTATCTTGCCGTCGCACTGCTGGTAGCCTCCCCCCTGATTTTAGCAGTAGATTTAGTATTTTTCCGCCCCTTCTCGCAGAAGAAGATCAGGAGGCAAATACAGTATTACAGGGGAGTGGAGTACAAAGAACGTATCTGATAA belongs to Niabella yanshanensis and includes:
- a CDS encoding HYC_CC_PP family protein, which gives rise to MKKITLFILISCYMLMTTGVVAVSHYCMDRLASVSLFAAKEKQCGKCGMEKEQHSCCNDEETLVKGDTDHNKTPLYVYNLPALDEMPVIITDFLLTTLLNGNNHLDNQRHSPPLPDNDLYLANNVFRI
- a CDS encoding heavy-metal-associated domain-containing protein, with protein sequence MKTLQLFLLACLFTIVSNNEALAQSKKTETFDVAGNCGMCKSNIEKAAKSAGASYAAWDVDSKKLTIKFANNTSAAKIQEKIAEAGYDNAGAKASDESYNKLHGCCQYERKAVSANKKMDCCSNPAEQACCKESQAKDCCKKS
- a CDS encoding heavy-metal-associated domain-containing protein; translation: MKKLIFFLIIAVSMIQANAQFSKATLQANGLTCALCSNAINKSLQKVGFVESVKSDIKNTAFNIQFKQGSEVNVDQIRKAVEEAGFSVGSLKLTGDFNNLKVENDQHHKIGNANFHFVKVKDQVLNGEQTITIVDKNFVSDKTFKAMKAATQKDCINTGKASHCCSDVAQGARIYHTTI
- a CDS encoding trifunctional MMPL family transporter/lysophospholipid acyltransferase/class I SAM-dependent methyltransferase, translated to MQNIFLSIYNFFCRNKAALYIVFVSTLALFAFFALRVKFEEDVYAIIPKDAKTEKLTEVFGNSKFADKLVVMVSLKDSSTAKPDQLVKYADVFAEALRQRAEPFIKNIRYKIDEAFTYSLFESIQQHLPVFLTEADYKKIDTLLQPAELSKSMSRSSSILGIPASNPIKNIVLNDPSGISFLALKKLQQLQYEDNFTLHNNHFVTKDKKTLLLFLAPSFAAGNTGKNQQFFRIIDHTVDSLNKAGFADIQTQYFGGAVVSQSNAAQLRKDTLLTQGVTVLFLIVFLGIYFRKKRAPLLILMPVIYGAAFSLAAIYFIKGSISVIALGTGSIVLGIAVNYSLHVFNHSRHHPDIKEVIRDLSFPLTIGSITTILGFLSLQYAASDMLKDLGLFAGFSLIGAAVCSLVFLPHFIRSDKTRIVKTSWLDQISSIRLESNKWLVAGIIVITIVLYPFAKKVGFEPDMMQLNYMSPKLKQAEATMNSISGAALKSVYIVSEGNNLDDALEKNESLQSQVAGLKAKGLINTSSGVSDLFMSDSLQRLRINRWNAYWTPEKKQQVLSLATLLAPASGFTVDGLENFRALLNRPYEPVTTQKLQPLRSSFLDDYLTEQNNKASVVTLIKVPEQHKPRVLAELERRPDAIVLDRQYLTSRLTQMVNDDFNRIAWIISIIVATMLLLTYGRIELMLMSFIPMAISWIWILGIMSVCGIQFNIVNIIISALIFGLGDDYSLFVMDGLLNEYKTGKKNLASYKSSILLSAITTVAGLGVLIFAKHPALRSIAFISVTGILCVVIMSQILIPFFFSMVIKKRIDKGFHPWTLWSWSRSVFSFFYFGFVSVLLTILGLFLIKLKVVGYKKGKFIYHYLLSKFCMSVLYIMGNFKKRQINLQGENFDKPAVVIANHQSFLDILQMAMLNPRLILLTNRWVWNSPVFGWAIKMADFYPVANGVENSVDLLNTQVQQGYSISVFPEGTRTSQPPMKRFHKGAFYLAEQLKLDMVPVLFHGLGYTMTKGDFLLKNGPVTAKYLPRIKADDASWGTTYQERTKNISRYFKEQHEALTKELEQPAYFKEHLFFNYIYKGPVLEWYLKIKLKLENYYQPFHELLPNEGRFLDLGCGYGFMCYTLHWASQGRRLFTGVDYDEDKIATAQHCFSRTEALQFVRGDIATHPLEKYNGIIISDVLHYLQPIAQEQVIAQAIDSLLPRGILIIRDGDADLKEKHKGTKFTELLSTKIFSFNKTTNQLHFLSGKMIEALAIKKEVTLQRIDHTKYTSNVIWVIRK
- a CDS encoding DUF2062 domain-containing protein, which produces MGNESKIATDEVSRAFTDLRVCVVIPTYNNAATIATVISDTLQYTNHIIVVNDGSTDDTANIVEGFEAITVVSYLPNQGKGMALRTGFKKAVELGYEHAITIDSDGQHFAKDLPLFIEKLKTEGPALVMGARNMDTADNVPGKSSFGNQFSNFWYKVETGIELPDTQTGYRLYPLSPISKMKFFTRKYEFEIEVIVRLAWAGVKVSSIPITVYYPPKEERISHFRPFKDFTRISIVNTVLVTICFFYIWPRDFIRKFYKNKNWKRELRQILLKPGETDIKKANAIAFGGFMGIIPIWGFQLLVGVFLAHLFKLNKALFVLAAHISFAPMIPVIVFLSYKMGKPFMGSRAVDISLNKQLTLSKIGQNLEQYIYGSLLLAIIVAVVFWLLTFILLKVYRSAKNS